The following are encoded together in the Strongyloides ratti genome assembly S_ratti_ED321, chromosome : 2 genome:
- a CDS encoding Astacin-like metalloendopeptidase, whose protein sequence is MISNETCINFTRCLTIIKNGQGINFGFNKYCGSNVGPEQSFQPQFIFLSIDYYTKIVHIQYELAHSLA, encoded by the coding sequence ATGATATCTAATGAAACCtgtattaattttacaagatgtttaactataataaaaaatggaCAGGGAATAAATTTtggttttaataaatattgtgGTTCTAATGTTGGTCCGGAACAATCTTTTCAAccacaatttatttttctttctattgattattatacaaaaatcGTTCATATACAATATGAATTAGCTCATTCATTAGCATGA
- a CDS encoding CAP domain-containing protein — translation MYFNTLTILSFTILLVAITEALDIPATIKTIYEKHNCLRKPHGAGPLSVDKALEAQAQAYASKLAKDDKGLKHSKSNGKYGENLAWGSNENSAVDSPKYWYDEIKFYNFKKQGFGMKTGHFTQVVWKGSKSVGCGIAQSSKGTYTVCQYKPAGNFRGAFEKNVSPSTSGEPSC, via the exons ATGTATTTCAATACTTTAACTATACTttcttttacaattttaCTTGTTGCTATTACTGAAGCATTAGATATTCCAGCAACAATAAAAaca ATTTATGAAAAACATAATTGTTTAAGAAAACCTCATGGTGCTGGTCCTCTTTCCGTTGATAAAGCTCTTGAAGCTCAAGCTCAAGCTTATGCAAGCAAATTAGCTAAAGATGATAAGGGATTAAAACATAGTAAATCTAATGGAAAATATGGTGAAAATCTTGCTTGGGGAAGTAATGAAAATTCAGCTGTAGACTCACCTAAATATTGGTATGATGAAAtcaaattttacaatttcaAAAAACAAGGATTTGGAATGAAAACAGGACATTTTACTCAAGTTGTATGGAAAGGAAGCAAATCTGTTGGATGTGGTATTGCTCAAAGTAGTAAAGGAACATATACTGTATGCCAATACAAACCAGCTGGTAATTTTCGAGGagcttttgaaaaaaatgtttctcCATCCACCAGTGGAGAACCATCATGTTAA
- a CDS encoding TOMM20-like protein 1, which produces MSQQGSNWLLYGVVFGAAAIGTGIVLDYIRRSDPNYKNKIRQRRKNASKGTKDSNVKLPSINPENPSEIQALFMQEVQIGEECMSVGKVEEGIDHIAVAVNLCGYPQQLLQVFQQTFPPEHFEKLIERIPVTRELVKELFGESTSKIEEITEKDEIPEVKEDVESIESNNSIEKNMESLNNGSFGLLTEEKSFTILESKDSCSSGVESPVLVDEELD; this is translated from the coding sequence atgtCTCAACAAGGATCTAACTGGCTATTGTACGGTGTTGTATTTGGTGCTGCAGCTATTGGTACAGGTATTGTCTTGGATTATATTCGTAGAAGTGATCCTAactataaaaacaaaattcgACAACGTCGTAAGAATGCTAGTAAAGGAACAAAAGATTCAAATGTCAAATTACCATCTATAAATCCTGAAAACCCTTCAGAAATACAAGCTTTATTTATGCAAGAAGTTCAAATTGGTGAGGAATGCATGTCAGTTGGAAAAGTTGAGGAAGGTATTGATCATATTGCTGTTGCTGTTAATTTGTGTGGTTATCCACAACAATTACTTCAAGTTTTCCAGCAAACATTCCCACCAGAGCATTTTGAAAAGCTAATTGAAAGGATTCCTGTTACAAGAGAATTGGTTAAAGAACTTTTTGGTGAAAGTACTAGTAAAATTGAAGAGATCACTGAAAAAGATGAAATTCCAGAAGTTAAAGAAGATGTAGAAAGTATTGAAAGTAACAAttctattgaaaaaaatatggaaAGTCTTAATAATGGGTCATTTGGATTGTTGACAGAGGAAAAATCATTTACAATTTTAGAATCAAAAGATTCTTGCAGTTCTGGTGTAGAGTCTCCTGTTTTGGTTGATGAAGAACTTGATTGA
- a CDS encoding Coagulation factor 5/8 C-terminal type domain and Protein kinase domain and Serine-threonine/tyrosine-protein kinase catalytic domain and Serine/threonine-/dual specificity protein kinase, catalytic domain and Galactose-binding domain-like and Protein kinase-like domain-containing protein encodes MTSNTKYILYYYYLLLLIYQISIISSTGQCTIKPLGMENGEIKDEQLTASSQYDEDSVGPRSSRIRSSIEGGAWCPKTYITKDSYEFLQINLENLFVIYAIETQGRYSNGTGREYASRYYIDYMRNGSRWIRYKNRSGERLIIGNNDTNTPVYKSLDPPIIGSKIRIVPISDTPRTVCLRVELYGCKYDYGLIFYSYTPDSSKKDFLDFKDRIFEDNDQNDAILLSKRGLGILSDGIIGTNEESPFSFTQNMGDQKWIGWEDKQSNGIIHFIFEFNELRSFDKIIFYAFGSYISRVDLAFGTDGYNFASKTPITAWQPEVKLKGSVIEYGKAFNFTIPLHKSKGRFIKIILSFTSDWFFLSEIKFKSNIYSTTNNNNTFEKKISDNIMDIKSNNIIQERNYTFVNHLFSNYFTSYHVLISSLIFFMLLAFICGCLLVLFRKNSLKRRKNKNYDSKLFLSTNNCTNKKFKTNALITTMTNDGQTKTLICDNPHVENVYIKNDTRITSRPLSPNTDKYSSNYEYCYKQRSNVSSSTEESYNEHSAATVPLLQDSNSTVFSITSPNRKPVPPPRKLCGSGTLSKHSTINCITPNHTINQCNIDDELHYASSNISIQRQSPETFYIPKHLIINNENILFQELIEILKNENDGCFAVKNLKITDNDAARYALCSEADLLSQISHPNILKFINFNESLSLILEYCHYGNLRKFVSCERDNINFTILISICTGIANGMKYLEHKNIVHGHLSPKCCLVDSNWNVKIGSVRGPSHHAQLRYSSPESILLNAWTNKSDVWSYAITIWELINMFDKIPFEQFTNKMLVDNAQLQLERSEEAYYLNFDDENLIPQEMSDILKECWKTDMNQRPTFLELHLFLSRKSLTFQKMF; translated from the exons ATGACTAGTAATACAAAATACAtactatattattattatttattactattaatttACCAAATTTCAATTATCTCATCAACAg gaCAATGTACAATAAAACCATTGGGAATGGAAAATGGTGAGATAAAAGATGAACAATTAACTGCTTCAAGTCAATATGATGAAGATAGTGTTGGTCCAAGAAGTTCTCGAATACGATCATCAATTGAGGGTGGTGCTTGGTGCCCAAAAAcatatataacaaaagattcatatgaatttttacaaattaatttagaaaatttatttgttatttatgCTATTGAAACACAGGGTAGATATAGTAATGGTACTGGAAGAGAGTATGCTTCACGTTATTATATTGATTATATGAGAAATGGTTCTAGATGGATAcgttataaaaatagatcTGGTGAAAGATTAATTATTGGAAATAATGATACAAATACACCAGTTTATAAATCACTTGATCCACCTATAATTGGTAGTAAAATAAGAATTGTTCCAATAAGTGATACACCAAGAACTGTTTGTTTAAGAGTTGAATTATATGGATGTAAATATGACTAtggattaatattttattcatatacTCCTGATTCTtctaaaaaagattttttagattttaaaGATAGAATATTTGAAGATAATGATCAAAATGATGcaattttattaagtaaACGTGGTCTTGGTATATTGTCTGATGGAATTATTGGTACAAATGAAGAATCACCATTTTCATTTACACAAAATATGGGTGATCAAAAATGGATAGGATGGGAAGATAAACAATCAAATGgaataatacattttatctTTGAATTTAATGAATTAAGAAGTTTTgataagataatattttatgcaTTTGGTTCATATATATCACGTGTTGATTTGGCTTTTGGAACTGATGGTTATAATTTTGCTTCTAAAACACCTATAACTGCATGGCAACCAgaagttaaattaaaaggAAGTGTAATTGAATATGGAAAagcatttaattttactatacCTTTACATAAATCAAAAGGaagatttataaaaataattttatcatttactAGTGACTGGTTTTTTCTATcagaaattaaatttaaatcaa atatttaTTCTACAactaataacaataatacatttgaaaaaaaaatttctgaTAATATAATGGATATcaaatcaaataatattattcaagaaagaaattatacttttgttaatcatttattttcaaattattttacttcatatcatgttttaatttcatcattaatattttttatgctTTTGGCATTTATATGTGGGTGTCTTTTAgtattatttagaaaaaattctctaaaaagaagaaaaaataaaaattatgatagcaaattatttctttcaacaaataattgtaccaataaaaaatttaagacAAATGCATTAATTACTACAATGACAAATGATGGTCAAACAAAAACTCTTATTTGTGATAATCCTCATGtagaaaatgtttatataaaaaatgatactaGAATTACATCACGACCATTATCACCAAATACAGATAAATATTCATCAAATTATGAATATTGTTATAAACAACGAAGTAATGTATCTTCTAGTACTGAAGAATCATATAATGAACATTCAGCTGCAACAGTTCCACTTCTTCAAGATTCTAATTCAACTGTATTTTCTATTACATCACCAAACAGAAAACCTGTACCACCACCAAGAAAATTATGTGGTAGTGGTACATTATCTAAACATTCAACAATTAATTGTATTACTCCTAATCATACAATAAATCAATGTAATATAGATGATGAATTACATTATGCTTCATCAAATATATCTATTCAAAGGCAATCTCCagaaacattttatataccaaaacatttaattataaataatgaaaatatattatttcaagAATTAATAG aaatacttaaaaatgaaaatgatgGTTGTTTTgctgtaaaaaatttaaaaattactgaTAATGATGCAGCAAGGTATGCTTTATGTAGTGAAGCAGATCTCTTATCACAAATATCCCATCCAAACatactaaaatttataaattttaatgaatctTTAAGTCTTATACTTGAATATTGTCATTATGGAAATCTTCGTAAATTTGTTAGTTGTGAAAgagataatattaatttcacTATATTAATCTCCATATGTACGGGTATAGCAAATGGAATGAAATATTTAGagcataaaaatattgttcaTGGACATTTATCACCCAAATGTTGTTTGGTTGATAGCAATTGGAATGTAAAAATTGGTAGTGTTCGAGGACCTTCACATCATGCTCAGTTAAGATATAGTTCACCTGaaagtatattattaaatgctTGGACCAATAAAAGTGATGTTTGGAGTTATGCAATTACAATATGggaattaataaatatgtttgATAAAATACCATTTGAACAATTTACAAATAAGATGTTAGTTGATAATGCACAATTACAATTGGAGAGAAGTGAAGAAGCATATTATCTTAATTTTGATGATGAAAATCTTATTCCACAAGAAATGagtgatatattaaaagaatgttGGAAAACAGATATGAATCAAAGACCTACATTTTTAGAATtgcatttatttttatcaaggAAAAGTTTAACTTTTCAAAAAATGTTCTAA